The Lytechinus pictus isolate F3 Inbred chromosome 10, Lp3.0, whole genome shotgun sequence genome includes a window with the following:
- the LOC129270221 gene encoding calcium-activated chloride channel regulator 1-like, with protein sequence MDFKSAVYLFIFGIAYFFIVQVGAISQSSIVLDNGGYTNIVVAIDESLEENDRLIPAIKKIFIDGSRYLYQATRKRVYFKSVTILIPSNWTTRPEYRSPGRLTFDMADIRVAQPNPLWAPGPYTHQVQGCGKPGSYIHFIEEFLTNPGYTNFYGPLGKVLVHEWGHLRWGLFNEYPDPVGDQNDIRHFYQSMEDRKYKPVVCSLGIEVTPMITIRSDEDKHRYVECQGDEDIGYEEGCMVTPRGPGSATGSIMTSLLIFEEISNFCDNDENDPGNLHNREAPNKHNRLCESRSAWEVMREHEDFKDNNSPPRELSDVDIMPSFTLAQARSSDDCRIVLVIDTSGSMDTNGRITKAESASTAFIDLVTEGTWVGLVGFTDSTDIIHGLIQVNSSTERSSLLDSLNLVASGGTCIGCGLETGLQVLREHPSGDLAGADILLMTDGEDGGFASHTIRQTLLAEGVRVHTVAIGDDAYGELNTVSLETGGRAFSYGDNDGSASLTTSLSETVRSCKGTKRVELCAIGATLGDGDVKSGHIDIDPSIGFRTQFIVTYTEGSDVTPGVTLTLTQPNNTTISPGSPEYSDNVQRKVINVVIDGKAESGRWFYQIENKYPGTQSVTFSGYSSPNPEEAEEENVIIVKSYTSTSILEQSENLKALVTYAEVTKGSLPVINASIQASVERPGGDIITYDLLDNGAGADITANDGVYSRSFLDYTGEGYYGISITAENDGNAMVLVGSQGSPAMPFINITDDGYVVSDTSIGNYTIPLPGDNIFDNLVLEKAAPFTRSSSAGSTNVPTLPQNFTPGQDQFPPNRVHDLRVKLTSLNDSSVVLTWTAPGDDLDTGTAASYDIRVSQSSALILANFSDATRVEFHQVLRGNMSSPKQFGSVEEYVIRVEDVPGVTSFSYAFALRASDDAGLTSPLSNVVMATFRRVIPTAPAPTVGPCNGMLCHNGGTLHQSNCSCLCSDQSKGENCQYVKSQLRNGVQIDLRGNTTQWTNIVDPLLESVTQLFNIFCNNNFDVCCQGERKVASGSTKIEFVTRNDIKLADGYPVIKGTADDGEPYLSSFVVYGIKAAGQDFCSEASGLLTKWKREVISNVKRRSVEHTFISKHLLFEAILSGRLAISTHLRNTSSRDISIVNITLPVRENNTVPADTKPQGTAAIIVIICSLIFLIVFILLGVAYYYKRFRRNILDLAEAAKGEPEHCGKTGIENVNNSSGVPKCRMRMVDVEDQI encoded by the exons ATGGATTTCAAGTCAGCTGTTTATCTTTTCATCTTCGGAAtagcatatttttttattgtacaagTAGGAGCAATATCACAGTCATCTATTGTTCTGGATAACGGAGGATATACCAATATTGTGGTAGCTATTGATGAAAGTCTGGAAGAGAATGATAGATTGATACCTGCAATAAAG AAAATTTTCATCGATGGGTCACGTTATTTGTATCAGGCGACACGAAAACGAGTATACTTCAAAAGTGTCACCATTTTAATCCCATCAAACTGGACAACAAGACCGGAGTATCGATCACCAGGAcgattgacctttgacatggCTGACATCCGGGTGGCACAGCCAAATCCTCTGTGGGCCCCAGGTCCTTACACCCATCAGGTCCAGGGATGCGGAAAGCCCGGAAGCTACATTCATTTCATCGAAGAATTCCTGACGAACCCTGGATACACGAATTTTTATGGACCCTTAG GAAAGGTGCTGGTACATGAATGGGGACATCTCAGATGGGGATTATTCAATGAATACCCGGATCCAGTGGGTGACCAAAATGACATACGTCATTTCTACCAGTCCATGGAAGATAGAAAATACAAGCCCGTGGT GTGTAGCCTGGGAATTGAGGTTACACCAATGATAACCATCAGATCAGATGAGGACAAACATCGCTATGTAGAATGCCAGGGAGACGAAGACATTGGGTATGAAGAAGGGTGTATGGTAACGCCAAGAGGACCCGGGTCTGCTACTGGATCTATCATGACTTCTCTTCTAATATTTGAAGAG ATAAGCAACTTTTGTGACAACGATGAAAACGATCCTGGTAACCTTCACAACAGAGAAGCACCCAACAAACACAATCGTCTCTGTGAATCAAGGAGTGCATGGGAAGTTATGAGGGAGCACGAAGACTTCAAAG ACAACAACTCACCACCTCGGGAATTGAGTGATGTTGACATTATGCCATCGTTTACACTGGCACAAGCTCGAAGTAGTGATGACTGTCGTATAGTCTTAGTCATTGATACATCGGGGAGCATGGAT ACGAATGGCAGAATTACGAAAGCGGAGAGTGCATCCACTGCTTTTATTGATCTGGTCACTGAAGGAACATGGGTTGGTTTGGTTGGTTTTACCGATAGCACTGATATAATACATGGGTTGATACAGGTCAATTCATCAACCGAAAGATCTTCGTTACTTGACAGCTTGAACCTTGTCGCATCGGGCGGGACATGTATTGGATGTGGTTTAGAGACTGGACTGCAG GTGTTGCGAGAACATCCGTCAGGAGACCTTGCTGGAGCAGACATTTTATTGATGACTGATGGAGAAGACGGCGGTTTTGCTTCCCACACTATAAGACAGACTTTACTGGCGGAAGGGGTGAGAGTCCACACAGTGGCTATAGGAGATGACGCTTACGGTGAACTGAATACAGTATCTCTGGAAACAG GAGGCCGTGCTTTCTcttatggtgataatgatggctCTGCTAGTCTAACCACTTCTCTCAGTGAAACTGTTCGGAGCTGTAAAGGAACAAAACGCGTAGAG CTTTGTGCAATAGGTGCTACTCTTGGCGACGGAGACGTGAAATCAGGACACATCGATATTGATCCCTCGATAGGCTTCAGGACCCAGTTCATAGTAACTTACACTGAAGGCTCAGATGTCACACCAG GAGTTACACTTACCCTAACCCAGCCGAACAACACGACTATATCGCCTGGTAGTCCTGAATATAGTGACAATGTCCAAAGGAAGGTCATCAACGTTGTAATCGACGGTAAAGCAGAG TCCGGCAGATGgttttatcaaattgaaaacaaGTATCCTGGAACACAGTCTGTGACATTTTCCGGCTATTCTTCACCAAATCCCGAAGAGGCGGAAGAAGAAAACGTTATAATTGTGAAGTCCTACACCAGCACTTCGATCTTAGAACAATCTGAGAATTTAAAAGCACTTGTCACATATGCGGAGGTCACAAAAGGGTCCCTGCCTGTTATAAATGCATCCATCCAAGCAAGTGTGGAACGACCGGGAGGTGATATTATAACATATGATCTCCTAGACAATGGTGCAg GTGCCGATATCACTGCAAATGATGGTGTGTACAGCCGATCATTTCTTGACTACACTGGGGAAGGTTACTATGGTATCAGTATCACGGCAGAGAATGATGGAAATGCTATGGTCTTGGTTGGTTCACAAGGGTCGCCAGCAATGCCCTTCATCAACATCACAGATGACGGTTACGTGGTCTCAGATACATCTATAG GAAACTACACCATACCACTTCCAGGAGATAATATATTCGACAACTTGGTGTTGGAGAAAGCGGCGCCTTTTACCAGAAGCTCGTCAGCCGGTTCCACCAATGTCCCGACTCTTCCACAGAATTTTACACCGGGCCAAGATCAGTTCCCACCAAACCGAGTCCATGATCTTCGGGTTAAACTGACATCTCTTAACGATTCATCCGTGGTTCTTACCTGGACTGCACCGGGTGATGATCTAGATACGGGAACTG CTGCATCTTATGACATCAGAGTATCACAGTCTTCAGCGttaattttggcaaatttttccGATGCAACCCGAGTGGAATTCCATCAGGTTCTGCGAGGGAATATGTCAAGTCCCAAACAATTTGGATCAGTAGAAGAATATGTGATCAGGGTTGAGGACGTCCCAGGTGTCACATCATTCTCGTATGCATTTGCTCTCCGAGCCTCTGATGACGCGGGTCTGACTAGTCCACTTTCTAATGTCGTGATGGCAACATTCAGGAGGGTGATTCCTACAGCACCTGCCCCAACTGTTGGTCCATGTAATGGCATGCTATGTCATAATGGAGGCACTTTGCATCAGAGTAATTGCTCTTGTTTGTGCTCAGATCAGTCGAAGGGAGAAAATTGTCAAT ATGTGAAGTCACAACTCAGAAATGGAGTCCAGATCGATCTTCGTGGGAACACTACTCAG TGGACAAACATTGTGGATCCCCTACTCGAATCAGTGACACAACTGTTCAACATCTTCTGCAACAATAATTTCGACGTCTGCTGCCAAGGCGAGAGAAAGGTTGCaag TGGAAGTACAAAGATTGAGTTTGTAACGAGAAATGATATAAAGCTTGCTGACGGATATCCGGTTATCAAAGGAACGGCAGATGACGGAGAACCGTATTTGAGCTCGTTTGTCGTGTATGGTATTAAAGCCGCTGGCCAAGATTTTTGTTCCGAAGCTTCAGGATTACTAACAAAATGGAAACGAGAAGTTATATCAAATGTCAAGAGACGATCcg TTGAGCATACGTTCATCTCCAAACATCTGTTGTTTGAAGCCATTTTGAGTGGCCGTCTAGCCATATCTACCCACCTGCGAAACACCTCATCAAGGGATATCTCTATCGTTAATATTACCCTACCTGTCCGAGAGAATAATACAGTTCCAGCAGACACCAAACCACAAGGAACAGCAGCCATTATTGTAATTATCTGCAGTTTGATCTTCTTAATTGTATTTATTCTTCTGGGAGTCGCTTATTACTACAAAAG GTTCAGGAGGAACATTTTGGACCTAGCTGAAGCAGCCAAAGGTGAACCAGAACACTGTGGCAAAACTGGGATTGAGAATGTGAACAATTCATCCGGAGTTCCGAAATGCAGAATGAGGATGGTTGATGTGGAAGATCAGATTTAA